In Phacochoerus africanus isolate WHEZ1 chromosome 1, ROS_Pafr_v1, whole genome shotgun sequence, the following are encoded in one genomic region:
- the FST gene encoding follistatin isoform X1 yields the protein MVRPRHQPGGLCLLLLLLCQFMEDRSAQAGNCWLRQAKNGRCQVLYKTELTKEECCSTGRLSTSWTEEDVNDNTLFKWMIFNGGAPNCIPCKETCENVDCGPGKKCRMNKKNKPRCVCAPDCSNITWKGPVCGLDGKTYRNECALLKARCKEQPELEVQYQGKCKKTCRDVFCPGSSTCVVDQTNNAYCVTCNRICPEPTSSEQYLCGNDGVTYSSACHLRKATCLLGRSIGLAYEGKCIKAKSCEDIQCTGGKKCLWDFKVGRGRCSLCDELCPESKSEEPVCASDNATYASECAMKEAACSSGVLLEVKHSGSCNSISEDTEEEEEDEDQDYSFPISSILEW from the exons ATGGTCCGTCCCAGGCACCAGCCCGGCGGGCTatgcctcctgctgctgctgctctgccaGTTCATGGAGGACCGCAGCGCCCAGG CTGGGAATTGCTGGCTCCGCCAAGCAAAAAACGGCCGCTGCCAGGTCCTGTATAAAACCGAACTGACCAAGGAGGAGTGCTGCAGCACCGGCCGCCTGAGCACCTCCTGGACCGAGGAGGACGTAAATGACAACACACTTTTCAAGTGGATGATTTTCAATGGAGGTGCCCCCAACTGCATCCCATGTAAAG AAACGTGCGAGAACGTGGACTGTGGGCCCGGGAAAAAATGCCGAATGAACAAGAAGAACAAACCCCGCTGCGTCTGCGCCCCGGATTGTTCTAACATCACCTGGAAAGGCCCAGTCTGTGGGCTGGATGGGAAAACCTACCGCAACGAATGTGCTCTCCTCAAGGCCAGATGTAAAGAGCAGCCGGAACTGGAAGTCCAGTACCAAGGCAAATGTAAAA AGACCTGTCGGGATGTTTTCTGTCCAGGCAGCTCCACATGTGTGGTGGACCAGACTAATAATGCCTACTGTGTGACATGTAACCGCATTTGCCCAGAGCCCACCTCCTCAGAACAGTATCTCTGTGGGAATGATGGAGTGACCTACTCCAGTGCCTGTCACCTGAGAAAGGCTACCTGCCTACTGGGCAGATCTATTGGATTGGCCTATGAGGGAAAGTGTATCA AAGCAAAGTCCTGTGAAGACATCCAGTGCACTGGTGGAAAAAAGTGCTTATGGGATTTCAAGGTTGGCAGAGGCCGTTGTTCCCTCTGCGATGAGCTGTGCCCTGAGAGTAAGTCTGAGGAGCCTGTCTGTGCCAGTGACAATGCCACCTACGCCAGTGAATGTGCCATGAAGGAAGCGGCCTGTTCCTCAGGTGTGCTGCTGGAAGTAAAGCATTCTGGATCTTGCAACT CCATTTCAGAAGAcaccgaggaggaggaggaagatgaagacCAGGACTACAGCTTTCCTATATCTTCTATTCTAGAGTGGTAA
- the FST gene encoding follistatin isoform X2 — protein sequence MVRPRHQPGGLCLLLLLLCQFMEDRSAQAGNCWLRQAKNGRCQVLYKTELTKEECCSTGRLSTSWTEEDVNDNTLFKWMIFNGGAPNCIPCKETCENVDCGPGKKCRMNKKNKPRCVCAPDCSNITWKGPVCGLDGKTYRNECALLKARCKEQPELEVQYQGKCKKTCRDVFCPGSSTCVVDQTNNAYCVTCNRICPEPTSSEQYLCGNDGVTYSSACHLRKATCLLGRSIGLAYEGKCITKSCEDIQCTGGKKCLWDFKVGRGRCSLCDELCPESKSEEPVCASDNATYASECAMKEAACSSGVLLEVKHSGSCNSISEDTEEEEEDEDQDYSFPISSILEW from the exons ATGGTCCGTCCCAGGCACCAGCCCGGCGGGCTatgcctcctgctgctgctgctctgccaGTTCATGGAGGACCGCAGCGCCCAGG CTGGGAATTGCTGGCTCCGCCAAGCAAAAAACGGCCGCTGCCAGGTCCTGTATAAAACCGAACTGACCAAGGAGGAGTGCTGCAGCACCGGCCGCCTGAGCACCTCCTGGACCGAGGAGGACGTAAATGACAACACACTTTTCAAGTGGATGATTTTCAATGGAGGTGCCCCCAACTGCATCCCATGTAAAG AAACGTGCGAGAACGTGGACTGTGGGCCCGGGAAAAAATGCCGAATGAACAAGAAGAACAAACCCCGCTGCGTCTGCGCCCCGGATTGTTCTAACATCACCTGGAAAGGCCCAGTCTGTGGGCTGGATGGGAAAACCTACCGCAACGAATGTGCTCTCCTCAAGGCCAGATGTAAAGAGCAGCCGGAACTGGAAGTCCAGTACCAAGGCAAATGTAAAA AGACCTGTCGGGATGTTTTCTGTCCAGGCAGCTCCACATGTGTGGTGGACCAGACTAATAATGCCTACTGTGTGACATGTAACCGCATTTGCCCAGAGCCCACCTCCTCAGAACAGTATCTCTGTGGGAATGATGGAGTGACCTACTCCAGTGCCTGTCACCTGAGAAAGGCTACCTGCCTACTGGGCAGATCTATTGGATTGGCCTATGAGGGAAAGTGTATCA CAAAGTCCTGTGAAGACATCCAGTGCACTGGTGGAAAAAAGTGCTTATGGGATTTCAAGGTTGGCAGAGGCCGTTGTTCCCTCTGCGATGAGCTGTGCCCTGAGAGTAAGTCTGAGGAGCCTGTCTGTGCCAGTGACAATGCCACCTACGCCAGTGAATGTGCCATGAAGGAAGCGGCCTGTTCCTCAGGTGTGCTGCTGGAAGTAAAGCATTCTGGATCTTGCAACT CCATTTCAGAAGAcaccgaggaggaggaggaagatgaagacCAGGACTACAGCTTTCCTATATCTTCTATTCTAGAGTGGTAA
- the FST gene encoding follistatin isoform X3, with protein sequence MVRPRHQPGGLCLLLLLLCQFMEDRSAQAGNCWLRQAKNGRCQVLYKTELTKEECCSTGRLSTSWTEEDVNDNTLFKWMIFNGGAPNCIPCKETCENVDCGPGKKCRMNKKNKPRCVCAPDCSNITWKGPVCGLDGKTYRNECALLKARCKEQPELEVQYQGKCKKTCRDVFCPGSSTCVVDQTNNAYCVTCNRICPEPTSSEQYLCGNDGVTYSSACHLRKATCLLGRSIGLAYEGKCIKAKSCEDIQCTGGKKCLWDFKVGRGRCSLCDELCPESKSEEPVCASDNATYASECAMKEAACSSGVLLEVKHSGSCN encoded by the exons ATGGTCCGTCCCAGGCACCAGCCCGGCGGGCTatgcctcctgctgctgctgctctgccaGTTCATGGAGGACCGCAGCGCCCAGG CTGGGAATTGCTGGCTCCGCCAAGCAAAAAACGGCCGCTGCCAGGTCCTGTATAAAACCGAACTGACCAAGGAGGAGTGCTGCAGCACCGGCCGCCTGAGCACCTCCTGGACCGAGGAGGACGTAAATGACAACACACTTTTCAAGTGGATGATTTTCAATGGAGGTGCCCCCAACTGCATCCCATGTAAAG AAACGTGCGAGAACGTGGACTGTGGGCCCGGGAAAAAATGCCGAATGAACAAGAAGAACAAACCCCGCTGCGTCTGCGCCCCGGATTGTTCTAACATCACCTGGAAAGGCCCAGTCTGTGGGCTGGATGGGAAAACCTACCGCAACGAATGTGCTCTCCTCAAGGCCAGATGTAAAGAGCAGCCGGAACTGGAAGTCCAGTACCAAGGCAAATGTAAAA AGACCTGTCGGGATGTTTTCTGTCCAGGCAGCTCCACATGTGTGGTGGACCAGACTAATAATGCCTACTGTGTGACATGTAACCGCATTTGCCCAGAGCCCACCTCCTCAGAACAGTATCTCTGTGGGAATGATGGAGTGACCTACTCCAGTGCCTGTCACCTGAGAAAGGCTACCTGCCTACTGGGCAGATCTATTGGATTGGCCTATGAGGGAAAGTGTATCA AAGCAAAGTCCTGTGAAGACATCCAGTGCACTGGTGGAAAAAAGTGCTTATGGGATTTCAAGGTTGGCAGAGGCCGTTGTTCCCTCTGCGATGAGCTGTGCCCTGAGAGTAAGTCTGAGGAGCCTGTCTGTGCCAGTGACAATGCCACCTACGCCAGTGAATGTGCCATGAAGGAAGCGGCCTGTTCCTCAGGTGTGCTGCTGGAAGTAAAGCATTCTGGATCTTGCAACT GA